In the Drosophila takahashii strain IR98-3 E-12201 chromosome 3R, DtakHiC1v2, whole genome shotgun sequence genome, one interval contains:
- the RhoGAP100F gene encoding rho GTPase-activating protein 100F isoform X4, producing MQWKKKFTRLKAATGNSRVRRMLCCGRRKENGRSVPDVTASPGRAPPGPLPANQLSSLGNQQHHGNQQHHGNQQHHGNQGNHRGPSGSLSNAAGVKDPVMLQGDFRKVSGISSEIFRQIEAVENDHDPNTAAALEAVERRGEMIVRVLEPRCMGSKQAVDAAHKLMNKADGRHTVQLVEIVKRPGQTLGLYIREGNGADRTDGVFISRIALESAVYNSGCLRVGDEILAVNLVDVTHMSLDDVVIIMSIPRRLVLAIRQRRGNRGTGSPGPPTLSRPEQKPPPVVVIKRDLRDEDLDETDRIPRPRSSRERRTGDGREMTESRSRLGLGLNNYSPQSEQLDMYYNTRGGGGGGGGGAMGEPPNWGYKPPPPPSSVITEQPTKGHAFAPSHAYYQNAGTLESLAEKVHAFYPGQPGGPPVGPSRRMSTGTGNVGLAQQHARFPRSGSDQHLPRVEYADYSNSLGRHSLLRSSLKPGTAGGAPMPVGVGGTLGRYGRYDQQRAGVSKYGPPAGGAQSLTRRSRPNLDYSSDTEATIGPRPSYYYYNRPAIGSMPRGAGGAGGGGVGAAAAAALLAGAADLNKFNSLPRERPGVRLQGIRSRMGDRLVDENDGNTSAPEFDARRGRDLRQRITASPSIFTADEYRAWLRRAPSSSAIAEQMRMTRDMFAQPRAQRFSCSAENIHDALRNTESIYSSRTHILGTGTLDRNMGLTRPISALPVRSMSSQHIGGAGSIRSPSIRRMRQLLELSAGPASPSGSILSTGGHQSPAPTPSATLPRPHRQIDINPAEFAKYKLDKPIVDIGGISGMLWIHLLAGRGLRTAPEGAQGGQVPPGQTRDLYCVIECDRVHKARTVVRSGDLQFDWDESFELDLVGNKQLDVLVYSWDPQHRHKLCYRGAISLSSILRQSPLHQLALKVEPRGTIYIRMRHTDPLALYKRRGLPSLRAGYPTLFGADLETVVNRESKNAPGSAPVPIVLRRCVEEVERRGLDIIGLYRLCGSATKKRLLREAFERNSRAVELSPEHVPDINVITGVLKDYLRELPEPLFTRCLFQMTVDALAVCLPDDPEGNAKLMLSILDCLPRANRATLVFLLDHLSLVVSNSERNKMSAQALATVMGPPLMLHSASAQPGADIDHAQPIAVLKYLLQIWPQPQAQHQQMAQHMGGAAGAMMGGLATAGSMSNMAGVASDRSARRVNRAAWKQSQCVASGQTATSTAAAGAAHGGGQSSALVHFGNQHTLPRPSSALSHSQQSSVSISSGSVSSIASSLATSGATALSIGGLSGLSNSRPIATATSRHTLPRQ from the exons ATGCAGTGGAAGAAGAAGTTTACTCGATTGAAAGCAGCTACTGGAAATTCGCGTGTGCGAAGAATGCTTTGTTGTGGACGTAGAAAG gAGAATGGAAGATCAGTTCCTGATGTCACTGCCAGCCCGGGACGCGCACCTCCGGGCCCGCTGCCCGCCAACCAGCTGTCCTCGCTGGGCAACCAGCAACACCACGGCAACCAGCAGCACCATGGCAACCAGCAGCATCACGGCAACCAGGGCAACCACCGCGGTCCCAGCGGGAGCCTGTCGAATGCCGCCGGGGTCAAGGACCCGGTGATGCTGCAGGGCGACTTCCGCAAGGTCAGCGGCATCAGCTCGGAGATCTTCCGCCAGATAGAGGCCGTCGAGAATGACCACGACCCCAACACGGCGGCGGCCCTGGAGGCGGTGGAGCGGCGCGGCGAGATGATCGTGCGCGTCCTGGAGCCGCGATGCATGGGCAGCAAGCAGGCGGTGGACGCCGCCCACAAGCTGATGAACAAGGCGGACGGACGGCACACGGTGCAGCTGGTGGAGATCGTCAAGCGGCCAGGGCAAACGCTGGGTCTTTACATCCGCGAGGGCAATGGCGCGGATCGAACGGATGGCGTGTTTATCTCGCGGATTGCTCTCGAGTCGGCCGTCTACAACAGCGGCTGTTTGCGG GTGGGCGATGAAATCCTGGCCGTCAACCTGGTGGACGTGACCCACATGTCCCTGGACGACGTCGTCATCATTATGTCAATTCCGCGCCGCCTGGTGCTGGCGATACGGCAGCGGCGTGGCAATCGCGGCACAGGATCCCCCGGACCGCCGACGCTCTCGCGTCCGGAGCAGAAACCGCCACCGGTTGTGGTCATCAAGCGGGACCTGCGGGACGAGGATCTGGACGAGACGGACCGGATTCCGAGACCGCGCTCATCACGTGAAAGACGTACAG GAGATGGTCGCGAGATGACGGAGTCGCGATCCCGCCTAGGCCTCGGGCTGAACAACTACAGTCCGCAGTCGGAGCAGCTGGACATGTACTACAATACccgcggcggcggcggaggaggaggcggaggagccaTGGGCGAGCCGCCCAACTGGGGCTACAAGCCACCACCGCCACCATCCTCTGTGATCACGGAGCAGCCAACAAAGGGCCATGCTTTTGCTCCCTCACACGCCTACTACCAGAATGCTGGCACCCTGGAGAGCCTGGCGGAGAAGGTGCACGCCTTCTATCCCGGGCAGCCTGGCGGTCCGCCCGTGGGTCCCTCGAGAAGAATGTCCACGGGCACCGGGAACGTGGGTCTCGCCCAACAGCACGCCCGTTTCCCGCGATCTGGCTCCGATCAGCACTTACCTCGCGTTGAATACGCCGACTACTCCAACTCCCTGGGACGGCACTCCCTTCTGCGTTCCAGTTTGAAGCCAGGAACGGCTGGAGGGGCTCCGATGCCAGTGGGAGTGGGTGGAACCCTGGGACGATACGGCCGCTACGATCAACAGAGAGCCGGTGTCTCCAAGTACGGACCCCCGGCGGGCGGAGCTCAGTCGCTGACCCGTCGCTCCCGACCAAACCTGGACTATTCCAGCGACACGGAGGCAACAATTGGTCCCAGGCCGAGCTACTACTACTACAACAGACCCGCCATCGGCAGCATGCCAAGGGGAGCGGGAGGAGCGGGCGGCGGAGGAGTGggcgcagcggcagcggctgcCTTGTTGGCCGGCGCCGCGGACCTCAATAAATTCAATTCCCTGCCCCGGGAACGACCAGGAGTGCGACTGCAGGGCATTCGCTCCAGGATGGGCGATCGCTTGGTGGACGAAAACGATGGGAACACTTCGGCACCTGAATTCGATGCGCGGAGGGGCAGGGATCTGCGACAGCGGATCACAGCCAGTCCGTCGATATTCACGGCGGACGAGTACCGCGCCTGGTTGAGGAGGGCGCCCAGCAGCTCGGCGATTGCGGAGCAAATGCGAATGACTCGGGACATGTTTGCCCAGCCGCGGGCACAGCGATTCTCCTGCAGCGCCGAAAACATCCACGATGCGCTGAGAAAT ACGGAGAGCATCTACTCCAGTAGAACCCACATCCTCGGCACGGGCACTCTCGACAGGAACATGGGCCTTACTCGTCCGATCTCCGCACTGCCTGTGAGATCCATGTCCTCGCAGCACATCGGCGGAGCTGGCTCCATTCGGTCGCCCAGCATACGGCGCATGAGGCAGCTACTGGAGCTGTCCGCCGGTCCAGCCAGTCCCAGCGGAAGCATTCTCAGCACCGGTGGCCACCAGAGTCCGGCCCCCACGCCAAGTGCCACGTTGCCTCGGCCACACCGCCAGATCGACATCAACCCGGCGGAGTTTGCCAAGTACAAGCTGGACAAGCCCATCGTGGATATCGGTGGGATATCCGGCATGTTGTGGATCCACTTGCTCGCAGGTCGCGGCCTGAGGACAGCTCCGGAGGGAGCGCAGGGCGGGCAGGTGCCACCTGGCCAGACCCGAGACCTCTACTGCGTCATCGAGTGCGACCGCGTGCACAAGGCGCGCACAGTGGTGCGTTCGGGCGACCTGCAGTTCGACTGGGACGAGTCCTTCGAGCTGGACCTGGTGGGCAACAAGCAGCTGGACGTGCTGGTCTACTCGTGGGATCCGCAGCACAGGCACAAGCTGTGCTACCGAGGGGCCATCTCGCTGTCGTCGATCCTCCGGCAGTCGCCACTCCACCAGCTGGCCCTGAAGGTTGAGCCCCGGGGCACGATATACATTCGCATGCGGCACACGGACCCACTGGCCCTCTACAAGCGCAGGGGGCTGCCCAGCTTGAGGGCCGGCTACCCCACCCTCTTCGGCGCCGACCTGGAGACGGTGGTCAATCGCGAGTCGAAGAACGCGCCCGGCAGTGCACCGGTGCCTATCGTCTTGCGGCGCTGTGTGGAGGAGGTGGAGCGCCGGGGGCTCGATATAATCGGGCTGTACCGACTGTGCGGCTCCGCCACCAAGAAGCGACTGCTGCGCGAGGCCTTCGAGCGCAACAGCCGTGCCGTGGAATTGAGCCCGGAACATGTTCCTGACATCAACGTCATCACCGGCGTGCTCAAGGATTACCTCAGGGAGCTGCCGGAGCCGCTGTTCACGCGCTGTCTCTTCCAGATGACGGTGGATGCCCTGG CTGTCTGCCTGCCAGATGACCCCGAAGGCAATGCGAAACTGATGCTTAGCATACTCGACTGCCTGCCGCGGGCAAACAGG GCCACTCTGGTATTCCTGCTGGACCACCTCTCGCTGGTCGTCTCCAACTCGGAGCGGAACAAGATGTCCGCCCAGGCGCTGGCCACCGTGATGGGCCCACCGCTGATGCTGCATTCGGCGAGTGCGCAGCCGGGCGCTGACATCGATCACGCCCAGCCGATCGCGGTACTCAAGTATCTGCTGCAGATCTGGCCGCAGCCGCAGGCGCAGCATCAGCAGATGGCGCAGCACATGGGCGGCGCTGCGGGGGCGATGATGGGCGGCCTGGCCACCGCCGGGAGCATGAGCAATATGGCCGGCGTTGCTTCAG ACAGGTCGGCGCGGCGAGTCAACAGGGCAGCGTGGAAGCAAAGTCAGTGCGTTGCCAGCGGACAGACAGCAACTTCtactgcagcagcaggcgcagcTCATGGCGGCGGGCAATCTTCTGCGCTCGTCCACTTCGGTAACCAACATACTCTCCCAAGGCCATCCTCAGCTCTCAGCCACAGCCAACAGTCATCTGTATCAATCAGTAGTGGGTCAGTTAGCTCAATCGCATCGAGCCTTGCAACAAGCGGTGCAACAG CCCTATCAATTGGGGGCCTCAGTGGGCTCAGCAATTCCCGACCAATCGCCACTGCCACTTCCAGGCACACCCTCCCCCGGCAGTAG
- the RhoGAP100F gene encoding rho GTPase-activating protein 100F isoform X2 translates to MQWKKKFTRLKAATGNSRVRRMLCCGRRKENGRSVPDVTASPGRAPPGPLPANQLSSLGNQQHHGNQQHHGNQQHHGNQGNHRGPSGSLSNAAGVKDPVMLQGDFRKVSGISSEIFRQIEAVENDHDPNTAAALEAVERRGEMIVRVLEPRCMGSKQAVDAAHKLMNKADGRHTVQLVEIVKRPGQTLGLYIREGNGADRTDGVFISRIALESAVYNSGCLRVGDEILAVNLVDVTHMSLDDVVIIMSIPRRLVLAIRQRRGNRGTGSPGPPTLSRPEQKPPPVVVIKRDLRDEDLDETDRIPRPRSSRERRTGRDGREMTESRSRLGLGLNNYSPQSEQLDMYYNTRGGGGGGGGGAMGEPPNWGYKPPPPPSSVITEQPTKGHAFAPSHAYYQNAGTLESLAEKVHAFYPGQPGGPPVGPSRRMSTGTGNVGLAQQHARFPRSGSDQHLPRVEYADYSNSLGRHSLLRSSLKPGTAGGAPMPVGVGGTLGRYGRYDQQRAGVSKYGPPAGGAQSLTRRSRPNLDYSSDTEATIGPRPSYYYYNRPAIGSMPRGAGGAGGGGVGAAAAAALLAGAADLNKFNSLPRERPGVRLQGIRSRMGDRLVDENDGNTSAPEFDARRGRDLRQRITASPSIFTADEYRAWLRRAPSSSAIAEQMRMTRDMFAQPRAQRFSCSAENIHDALRNTESIYSSRTHILGTGTLDRNMGLTRPISALPVRSMSSQHIGGAGSIRSPSIRRMRQLLELSAGPASPSGSILSTGGHQSPAPTPSATLPRPHRQIDINPAEFAKYKLDKPIVDIGGISGMLWIHLLAGRGLRTAPEGAQGGQVPPGQTRDLYCVIECDRVHKARTVVRSGDLQFDWDESFELDLVGNKQLDVLVYSWDPQHRHKLCYRGAISLSSILRQSPLHQLALKVEPRGTIYIRMRHTDPLALYKRRGLPSLRAGYPTLFGADLETVVNRESKNAPGSAPVPIVLRRCVEEVERRGLDIIGLYRLCGSATKKRLLREAFERNSRAVELSPEHVPDINVITGVLKDYLRELPEPLFTRCLFQMTVDALAVCLPDDPEGNAKLMLSILDCLPRANRATLVFLLDHLSLVVSNSERNKMSAQALATVMGPPLMLHSASAQPGADIDHAQPIAVLKYLLQIWPQPQAQHQQMAQHMGGAAGAMMGGLATAGSMSNMAGVASDRSARRVNRAAWKQSQCVASGQTATSTAAAGAAHGGGQSSALVHFGNQHTLPRPSSALSHSQQSSVSISSGSVSSIASSLATSGATGKQTESIQHSHQKQQRRGDAAKMRNNDCNTRILNQKYLHTTNSSTLNTLRTPTFI, encoded by the exons ATGCAGTGGAAGAAGAAGTTTACTCGATTGAAAGCAGCTACTGGAAATTCGCGTGTGCGAAGAATGCTTTGTTGTGGACGTAGAAAG gAGAATGGAAGATCAGTTCCTGATGTCACTGCCAGCCCGGGACGCGCACCTCCGGGCCCGCTGCCCGCCAACCAGCTGTCCTCGCTGGGCAACCAGCAACACCACGGCAACCAGCAGCACCATGGCAACCAGCAGCATCACGGCAACCAGGGCAACCACCGCGGTCCCAGCGGGAGCCTGTCGAATGCCGCCGGGGTCAAGGACCCGGTGATGCTGCAGGGCGACTTCCGCAAGGTCAGCGGCATCAGCTCGGAGATCTTCCGCCAGATAGAGGCCGTCGAGAATGACCACGACCCCAACACGGCGGCGGCCCTGGAGGCGGTGGAGCGGCGCGGCGAGATGATCGTGCGCGTCCTGGAGCCGCGATGCATGGGCAGCAAGCAGGCGGTGGACGCCGCCCACAAGCTGATGAACAAGGCGGACGGACGGCACACGGTGCAGCTGGTGGAGATCGTCAAGCGGCCAGGGCAAACGCTGGGTCTTTACATCCGCGAGGGCAATGGCGCGGATCGAACGGATGGCGTGTTTATCTCGCGGATTGCTCTCGAGTCGGCCGTCTACAACAGCGGCTGTTTGCGG GTGGGCGATGAAATCCTGGCCGTCAACCTGGTGGACGTGACCCACATGTCCCTGGACGACGTCGTCATCATTATGTCAATTCCGCGCCGCCTGGTGCTGGCGATACGGCAGCGGCGTGGCAATCGCGGCACAGGATCCCCCGGACCGCCGACGCTCTCGCGTCCGGAGCAGAAACCGCCACCGGTTGTGGTCATCAAGCGGGACCTGCGGGACGAGGATCTGGACGAGACGGACCGGATTCCGAGACCGCGCTCATCACGTGAAAGACGTACAGGTA GAGATGGTCGCGAGATGACGGAGTCGCGATCCCGCCTAGGCCTCGGGCTGAACAACTACAGTCCGCAGTCGGAGCAGCTGGACATGTACTACAATACccgcggcggcggcggaggaggaggcggaggagccaTGGGCGAGCCGCCCAACTGGGGCTACAAGCCACCACCGCCACCATCCTCTGTGATCACGGAGCAGCCAACAAAGGGCCATGCTTTTGCTCCCTCACACGCCTACTACCAGAATGCTGGCACCCTGGAGAGCCTGGCGGAGAAGGTGCACGCCTTCTATCCCGGGCAGCCTGGCGGTCCGCCCGTGGGTCCCTCGAGAAGAATGTCCACGGGCACCGGGAACGTGGGTCTCGCCCAACAGCACGCCCGTTTCCCGCGATCTGGCTCCGATCAGCACTTACCTCGCGTTGAATACGCCGACTACTCCAACTCCCTGGGACGGCACTCCCTTCTGCGTTCCAGTTTGAAGCCAGGAACGGCTGGAGGGGCTCCGATGCCAGTGGGAGTGGGTGGAACCCTGGGACGATACGGCCGCTACGATCAACAGAGAGCCGGTGTCTCCAAGTACGGACCCCCGGCGGGCGGAGCTCAGTCGCTGACCCGTCGCTCCCGACCAAACCTGGACTATTCCAGCGACACGGAGGCAACAATTGGTCCCAGGCCGAGCTACTACTACTACAACAGACCCGCCATCGGCAGCATGCCAAGGGGAGCGGGAGGAGCGGGCGGCGGAGGAGTGggcgcagcggcagcggctgcCTTGTTGGCCGGCGCCGCGGACCTCAATAAATTCAATTCCCTGCCCCGGGAACGACCAGGAGTGCGACTGCAGGGCATTCGCTCCAGGATGGGCGATCGCTTGGTGGACGAAAACGATGGGAACACTTCGGCACCTGAATTCGATGCGCGGAGGGGCAGGGATCTGCGACAGCGGATCACAGCCAGTCCGTCGATATTCACGGCGGACGAGTACCGCGCCTGGTTGAGGAGGGCGCCCAGCAGCTCGGCGATTGCGGAGCAAATGCGAATGACTCGGGACATGTTTGCCCAGCCGCGGGCACAGCGATTCTCCTGCAGCGCCGAAAACATCCACGATGCGCTGAGAAAT ACGGAGAGCATCTACTCCAGTAGAACCCACATCCTCGGCACGGGCACTCTCGACAGGAACATGGGCCTTACTCGTCCGATCTCCGCACTGCCTGTGAGATCCATGTCCTCGCAGCACATCGGCGGAGCTGGCTCCATTCGGTCGCCCAGCATACGGCGCATGAGGCAGCTACTGGAGCTGTCCGCCGGTCCAGCCAGTCCCAGCGGAAGCATTCTCAGCACCGGTGGCCACCAGAGTCCGGCCCCCACGCCAAGTGCCACGTTGCCTCGGCCACACCGCCAGATCGACATCAACCCGGCGGAGTTTGCCAAGTACAAGCTGGACAAGCCCATCGTGGATATCGGTGGGATATCCGGCATGTTGTGGATCCACTTGCTCGCAGGTCGCGGCCTGAGGACAGCTCCGGAGGGAGCGCAGGGCGGGCAGGTGCCACCTGGCCAGACCCGAGACCTCTACTGCGTCATCGAGTGCGACCGCGTGCACAAGGCGCGCACAGTGGTGCGTTCGGGCGACCTGCAGTTCGACTGGGACGAGTCCTTCGAGCTGGACCTGGTGGGCAACAAGCAGCTGGACGTGCTGGTCTACTCGTGGGATCCGCAGCACAGGCACAAGCTGTGCTACCGAGGGGCCATCTCGCTGTCGTCGATCCTCCGGCAGTCGCCACTCCACCAGCTGGCCCTGAAGGTTGAGCCCCGGGGCACGATATACATTCGCATGCGGCACACGGACCCACTGGCCCTCTACAAGCGCAGGGGGCTGCCCAGCTTGAGGGCCGGCTACCCCACCCTCTTCGGCGCCGACCTGGAGACGGTGGTCAATCGCGAGTCGAAGAACGCGCCCGGCAGTGCACCGGTGCCTATCGTCTTGCGGCGCTGTGTGGAGGAGGTGGAGCGCCGGGGGCTCGATATAATCGGGCTGTACCGACTGTGCGGCTCCGCCACCAAGAAGCGACTGCTGCGCGAGGCCTTCGAGCGCAACAGCCGTGCCGTGGAATTGAGCCCGGAACATGTTCCTGACATCAACGTCATCACCGGCGTGCTCAAGGATTACCTCAGGGAGCTGCCGGAGCCGCTGTTCACGCGCTGTCTCTTCCAGATGACGGTGGATGCCCTGG CTGTCTGCCTGCCAGATGACCCCGAAGGCAATGCGAAACTGATGCTTAGCATACTCGACTGCCTGCCGCGGGCAAACAGG GCCACTCTGGTATTCCTGCTGGACCACCTCTCGCTGGTCGTCTCCAACTCGGAGCGGAACAAGATGTCCGCCCAGGCGCTGGCCACCGTGATGGGCCCACCGCTGATGCTGCATTCGGCGAGTGCGCAGCCGGGCGCTGACATCGATCACGCCCAGCCGATCGCGGTACTCAAGTATCTGCTGCAGATCTGGCCGCAGCCGCAGGCGCAGCATCAGCAGATGGCGCAGCACATGGGCGGCGCTGCGGGGGCGATGATGGGCGGCCTGGCCACCGCCGGGAGCATGAGCAATATGGCCGGCGTTGCTTCAG ACAGGTCGGCGCGGCGAGTCAACAGGGCAGCGTGGAAGCAAAGTCAGTGCGTTGCCAGCGGACAGACAGCAACTTCtactgcagcagcaggcgcagcTCATGGCGGCGGGCAATCTTCTGCGCTCGTCCACTTCGGTAACCAACATACTCTCCCAAGGCCATCCTCAGCTCTCAGCCACAGCCAACAGTCATCTGTATCAATCAGTAGTGGGTCAGTTAGCTCAATCGCATCGAGCCTTGCAACAAGCGGTGCAACAGGTAAACAAACAGAATCCATACAACACAGCCACCAAAAACAACAGCGCAGAGGCGACGCCGCGAAAATGAGAAACAATGATTGCAACACGAGAATACTTAACCAGAAATACTTGCATACAACTAACTCATCCACATTAAATACACTTCGCACTCCTACTTTCATCTAA